The Cinclus cinclus chromosome 15, bCinCin1.1, whole genome shotgun sequence region CAAAGGAACCCCATATAAAAAGAAGCTTGTGTTAATTGCCATTATTCTTGGATTCAAAGATAAACCACAGGAAATTCAGCTCAGAAAGGGTCCTGCAAAGTGCACCACTGTCTGGGTTTTGTTAAAAAAAGTGTTCCTGAGACAGAATTTAAGCTGCCGTGAAGTTAACATGCATTCTTTCACTGCATttaaaaggaaggaggaaggattAGAGCAATAGACaggctccttttttttccctaggagaGGCCTGACACTTGCCAAAACTGTTTGGGGTACAGACTTGTTCAATAAGCACGTCCAAGTGACCCCTGGTGTAAGCATCTTGttgaacaacaacaaaaaaatccagatctATTTTAGAAGTCTTTCCAATCTTTAGCATTATCATCTACCCAGGCTCATAACACAGACCTCACTTACCCTCTCCACAGttagaaaaaatattgcaaatatgAACTCCCATTAGTCTACTGAGATTAAAAGGGCCTTGGGCTGTTTATATTATGCAAATTCACTGAACTAGCACAGTATAATCATGGCATCTGTTCATATTCCATTAGCCCCAGTCATTTTACTTGCTCTATGAAACTCAATTTATTTAGGACTTTAACTGATAAGCATGGTATTCTTTCcatcaatatatatatatatcttcttctctctcctgaTAACATCTAAATGACAGCAGGGAGACTGAAGTACATTCTGTTTACAagatttctcagaaaaatactACACTTGGTTGTTATCAAGTTCATTACCTTTCAtttgatgaaatattttattcattctgagattttgtggggggggggaagaaataCCTTAAGAAATTTACAATATTTTCTTCCACATTTGCCAAGGGATAACTTCATGTACTCAAAGTTGCAACCACAAAACATGGAAGACTTGCAGAAGAATTTAGTTTCTGCTCTCTCTCCCCACTAATTCTCACAAAAGGTCACAAGAGCTATTGCCCTTCCCAAGCAGGACAGTACTAGCCACACTATATAGTATGATACACACTACAGCCATATCCCAAACTAGACACCTCCTACATTTATGTAAGAAGATCATAACCAGAATTACCTGGAACACTCTGAGTACTGCAGTATCAAATTGGAATTACCCCATCACTGTGCCCAGCGCTCTGGTGCAGTGATTCCCAAAGGCTTTGACACAACCTTGCAAGAGCTGCCCAATTCCTCCTACTCCCACAGCTGAAAAGAAGCCAATAAGCTGTGTTCTGGACTAccaggctccagctcctcagaaTTCACTTTTCTTTATATTCACAGACAGACAATGCACAAAAGGAACTGCAGCTTGGGAGTACCATAAACAAAATCACATAGACAAGCATCATACCCAACTCCGTCCCACTTCAGATAAATTTCTACTTAAGAATAAAGGAAAGAATGAGGGGAAACAATACTaacccagggcagagcagagctgtaaGCAAGACATTGGTCTTCCACTTCTCACCTCTGAATGCTgaggagaaaaagtaaaaacaatttCAAGGTCAAGACTTTTTCCAACCGCTTTGCAGAATGGCAGCTAGAAGCAGATGTGCTGTCTGACACCAGCTCCAGTTGGAGGTTTATACTCAGTCCAGCAGTTCTGAATTTAGCATGTTTTGTCACATTAAATAAATGCATGTACTTACTTTTGTACATTCTAGCAGACACATAGCCAGCTGGTGTCCCCAGTAAGACCCACAGTACAACTGCACAGGTCATCAGAGCACCACGGTTGGCAGGAGAGAGGAAACCAAGGCAAGCTAGGACTAAGAAACAAAAAGATTTAGTTATTTGTGGACACATGTCAAAATACCCCTATTAAGCAGATCACTGTGAAGGTTTACCCCTTTCACTaccacatttatttatttatgctgaGTGCATAAGCTCTTGTATAACCTCATCACATGAACATACCCCTAATAGCACTGTTTCATTCAAAAGCATTATTTCCACCTCATCTCTTAAGCAGAAGGTATCTCATAGTCACaaggctgaaaaataaaatgccacCATCcatcaaaagcattttctttgccACCAATTTCCTTCTATATCATTACACTGATTGGGCAGGAAACTACCACTCCTGAGCAAGACACAGAGTTGTGATCAACTGAAAGACAAGCCTATCAAGAAAAGTCTAGTAATCTTACAATATCTtgcaataaacagaaaaaaagcagctcccCTATGAAAGGCCTGGAGAGCAAAATTTGAAAGATTCTTCTTTTGTGCTACGTATCAGTGTACTTCCCAATTCTACTGTATGGTAAGAAAAGGAATGCCCATAAACTTTACAGATAGCCAATAATAAAATGCCATCTCGTGACGGTAACATAATCACATGCATATGTGCATTTATGGTAGGCTCTCATTATCTCAACATTGTGTCAGTACTATTTCACTGGCATGCACTCCTGCTCATATGTCTGTATGGTTGCAGGCTCATGTCAAACATATTGGACAGAAAGCGTTCCCAGAACATTAAAGCTTTGATTACATCTTTGAACCTGCATTACTGGACCCTTGGATAACTTATACCATGCAAAACTgtgttctttaaaaagaaacttgtAAGAAGGAAATTCAGAAGAATTTCTGAATTCATGAAGAATCTGCATTAGCCCAGATATCACAATGTTTTCAGTGACAATGCTTACAAGAGCATTACTGAAGCTATCTAATTACTGTTATGAAATTGCATTAATATTACATGTTACTAAAGGAAGGACttcatttattcattaaaaGCAGGTGTCTATAATTTGTTTAATAATATTGTATCTTTCTTATTACTTTTACACTACGTACACATCACCTTAATGAAGTTACTTACATAAAGTAATAAATGTCATAATGAAAATTTGGGTTCCTTGGCCCAAAAAGACAGAGAGCAACATTCCCTTCCTTGGAGGTCTAAACACATCTCCATGAACCAGCTTCCAGCCAAATTCCTCTTGGGCATCTTCCTGTATAAAATCAACAATGTCTTTAGCAGCGATACATAATGCAGCAGTGAATTAATACAAACAAGAtgcaaaatacatatttaaagtTTGATTAGCTTCCAGTTAAGATCCAAAGCGAGACTAATTGCATCTGATTCATCACTCATTGATTTTACAACCCCCTAATGGTTCTGTGAAAAAGTTAAGATTTATCAAGAAAATTCTCATCTCctaaagcaagaaaaagcaaatgtaatTAGGCAAACCATAGAACATCACTCCAAATTTAAACAAAGCATTCAGTTTAGTTTTAATTTCAATCTAGTTTATGCACttatctttttctgtttctgtttcaaagcTCATTGGTTTCAACGGCAATACTGGAAAAGAACGAAACTGTCTCTCCACTCTAGAAGGAAGTTTGCTCCCTGGAATCATGAGGGACAAGTACACCACTCTGACAAGTACAAACCACTGCCAGAGGTgaatggatggaaggatggaacGGGGAGGGGGAAACCTCAGTCCAGCGAGTCTAGGGAACCACTGCTGAAGAATAAAACTTTTCAATAAAGTCACTCAAAACAGACACCTCCCctccaaaaaacaaccaaacaacaaaactaaCGCACAGAACCACAGATAACTAACCTCACAAGAGGTTAACCTCTACTCCTCATTAAGTTAAAAGCTACAGGTTCCATTCAATGTAAGAATACTGAGTTCAGTTGAAAGGACTGCTTACCACGAGAATTAAAGCTTGCCAAAAAAACAATGATGTAGAGcaccttaaattaaaaaaataaaaaaaaataaagaaagaaaaaaaaaaaaagagagctttACCTCTCATGGGTGAAAACATACTGACATGAGCTACGAGCTCTCTTCAGTTCAGGAATCCTCTCTTAGTCATAAGACCCTAAACATAAACTAATGATTTCTAAACACTTCATTAATGAATGTGTCACTAAATCCACACCTCACTTATCCACATCACACCAGCAAGCACTGGTTGAAATATTAAATGCACATTCTAAGACCATAGTTACTGTCTGCTACATCGATCTCTTTTGAAGTACAATCACTAGCAGCCCCTAAATGTGAGATACTCATTTGCTTCCCTGCATATTCTTCAGCTCAGGTCCTCTTTCACACAATTGTTTCACACCTTTTAAAATAAGCTCCTTGATCTGCAACAGATCTTTAAGTCTCTCACACctggcaagaaaataaaaaactgtaGCTTTATGAAAGTCACACCTGTCCCTGTTATTACTCATAAAAACTAATCAAGCTTCCACAAGTCTCACACTTTATCACATTAAGAAGAATCAACTAAGACAATACAGTGTAAAATATTGAACATAATTTAATTGAGAGATCAAACAGAACCCTCATGAAAACTATCAGTTAAAGGATGTGAGAAAAATCATACCATTTTAAATCACTGTCTGGATTTACATTAACAGAATACTTAATATCCACAAAGAACCACAAAGAAGAACAGAAGTACTTTCAGACGTTCCAGTTTCAATATGAAACATCTTCGTggattttgaagtattttttaccAGATGGACAGCAACAAGAGTGAAAATCCAAACCTTTGTTGTATCTTGAGTTGCAGAGATACCACTTTTGCCAATGAAAAAAAGGCTGAGTAAAAATTAGTCTCAGTCTACTGGTCAAGTCTTTTCAAGTCACAGTCAGTTACATTCTCTTTCCCTATAGGAActtgctgctttcccattttaAGAAGTACTTATCTCAGAAGAACTCACAACAGGTTCAGTTATATGGCAACAGGCTTCTGTCATCTCATTAATTTAAACAAACTAGACTCAGTTTAACACAGCAATTACCATATGAAttgtatttacaaataaaataaaatacagtttaCACACATTAACAAGTAGCTCTAACACCGCTAGAGGTCAGAAGTTGTGCTGCACATGAACTGCAATATTATGATCTCCTAACTAAACTGATTCCATCACACTTTCCAGCCACAGGTAACATCAATTTGCATCAGCCTATGTTAATCAGAACATCTCCAATAAGTTTTAACCTCCAGAGATATTAGCATGTATCAAACTCATCATAGATACGCATCTCTCTGTGAGATGCGTACTCAAGACTAAGACACAGACATCACTATGGACACAAAAATGTGCTCATGTAAAAGCTGTAAATTTTACTCACAGAAGAGTCAATCTGGTTGTATCTTGCAATATCTTTGTGAAGAGTCCTCAGAATTATCATAGCCACCATGCCAGATAAGAAGAGAACAATTACGAGGGAATTCATTATACTGTAGATCAAGAAAAAGTCAAACTTTGAATACAGTTATTCAGGTTTCAGGAGATGTACCAGTTCACATTGTACTACATGTACAGCTCGGATCTGAGGAGAAAACCTTGGATATTCAGACCTTTCAGTACTTTCCCATCCAGAGAAGATAAAGGTACACAACTTAAACGTCTGTGACTTCTTAGGAGACAGAAGTGAGGAAAACAGTATTCTAGTGATTATCCAGTGATTAAAACAGTGATTATCAAGGTATCATGAAGGTATTTCATGATACATTGCTAATACTGTAGACAGTTACAtaagcttttctttattttcctccttacATAGCTCAGAAGTAATTTCCCTGGCAAAACAGCTACAGTTCTTAAAGTAGACTGTCAAGTAGGTTTTATATTTATCAACCAATGAAATCGATACTGTGCTGTTTAATATTTTGTAGAGAACAATTTATTTGGATTAGCCTTTTCAAGATTTACATTGCAAAAGATTAACACTACAACACAAATTATATACTTACTTAGTACCATTCCCTTGCTATGGGGGAAATAAGATAAGTAAGAGCTTTTCACATACATCTTTTACCCataaaaaggcctttttatGTAAGCACCTGCTGAGTACAAAACATGCATTCTGTACATGTACCTCTCACCTGGCACTCAAAGCCAGACAGCAACAGTAAGAACACTGCAGATCTGTAATGACTCAGAAACCTCTCCAGAATGGAGATGATCAAGTAAAACAACGGAAACTGCTTTCCTTTTGGATACTGATGATACCTTCCTTTCACAAAATGCAGTAATACAATTGCTCCCAAGAGATGAAAATGAACTTACTTCACATATGAAAGCAAAATGTCTACTTGACTGAAAACCTAAGGATTTCATTCTATCTCCCAAGAAGTACAACTAAGAAACTTTGTGCTCCCCTGCAAGGTTACTCACTGAATAAATGCAAATCTTACCTAAACCACTGGATGTTCGTGTGCGGCATGGACTCCAAAATGTAGTCCCACCTGGAAGCCCACTTTATACTATTCTTTTCctataaggaaaagaaatagtaATTAATAGAAACAAGTACAAGTTTATTGCAGTCTCTGAGATGGAGTAAGCATACCACATCCcttccccaaattttccagtCAGCATTCATTTCTAAGCTTGGTATCAACCCTGGATGTAAGACCTCTCTTTTGCATTAATTAATCTCCAGAGGCTCTAGAAGACTATCTTTTCATTGAAATCTTCTATCCACGTCTTCTACCTTTAAATTAGGCTTCATTAAGCCTCGTCTTTCAATGATTTGTGATGTAGCAGCCTGCAGATCCGAACTGCTGAAAAACAATCATGCCATCATGACAAGATTTTCGCAGCAGAGCACACTGACCTTGAAACTTGAACTTTGTTAAACATACTCCAGAgaaaaattccagggaaaactAGAAATATGTTTCTCATCACTTTTAATGTATTTAGCACAGGCTTCTTCACTCTCTGCCATAGTGTTAGCTGGTAAAGACTATTTTCCACTCTGATTCCTGGCAGACAACTTTCATTTCCAGATATTCCTGTGATGAATATTCATGCATACAACTGATGACTCTTTCTGACCCACAAAGCTTGTCCTCCTCAGCTGTTCTCTTTGGATGTACACATGTGCTGTCCTGTTACCAAATTCTATCCTCTGACTGGCatgaaattctgctgaatttctTAATTTACTCACAAGGTGCTAAGTTTGTACAGCTAAGCACCAAACTGCTCTCATGCTTTCATTCCTATACATTTGTGTACTAAACATTAGAGCCATGATGATGTATACTTTTCACACAGTATTAAAtatcttttccatttcagttaATTAAAGCAGACACCATTAACTTTCTCATCAGAAGTCAGCTGCCATATTAGAAAGGACCATAAAACAGTTCTATATTTTACTGCTTTGTATAGTCAGGCTTACTGAAACTGATGTTTTCCGATTTAAAAACACTTCTCACTGATAAACACACCCCTTTCAAGTTGTTTTGAAACTACTactaataaaaagcaaaacacgTGAGGTATTACTTTAAATTAAGGCTTATGGGTGACAGAGAGAATAAACAGTTTTGAAGTGCCATCTGCTGGAAGTATCCAAACCCACTGGATGTGAGCCTTACCTGCTCCATGACGGGGAAAAGAGTGTAGGTACCCAAACACCTCACTCATTGAATGAGTAACCAGACAAAGTTCACACTGAAGTTCTGAATCACAATTTACCCCAAGATTTAAACACAAATGTTAATGAAAGAAGGCTCATCCATGTAGGAAAATCAGCTGCAAGAAGCTTAGGTGTCTCAAGGGAAACGTAACAGGCTACTAAGCCTTGCACCTCCAGGTCACTGCTTCAAATCAAATTCAATTTGGCAGATTGAAAGCTGTTGCCATATCACGGCTGCTTCACTGTCTGTACAAAACAAGCTGGTGGTCTCAGGCTAAACCCTCTAGATCGGTGTCTTACCTCAGAAAAACAACTATGCTTTCAGGACAGACTGAAACAGAGGTACCAAGATTTGAAGTATCTGGAACCAAATTATTGTCATACCCACAGGAGGCTCACTTTCCATGCTGGGGTAAAGAGCCATTTTCCAGAAAGCAATATCCCCCAAACTCATTACAGGCTGAATAAAACATTTGTGTATTAGTAAACACCAGAGTAttaattctaaaaaataaattatcaccTACTCAAGAAAAAGACagtgaacaaaataaaaaccacacaaaatgAGACAAACCTTTCAACCTCATGACATAAAGCCTTATGGCCAACACTTAACTAAGGCATGTACCCTGATATAAAGATGAACATTATTCTTCAACATAAGACTCTCAGCACCCTGACTGAAATCTGAAAGCAGAGTTTACCTCAAGGAAGACAACCCTTCCCGTCATTCAATCTACTGATTTTCTATTAATAATAAAACACAggggaaaaatatcttcatttatattttcctaATGTCCCTCAAATTACAGGAACCAAAGCCTGTtaagattttcagaaaaatacatcACAAGACCATTCTTACAGAATTTACACTGCTGTAATCCAGTTATGGCTACTAGCAAGTTATCCAATTGTTTTGATTTCATTCTTTTGGGGAATTATATATTCACATAACAGATTTAATACTTACTTCAAAAGTCACAGAGTAAGTGTAAACCAAATTCAGTTTACTGGTGAATTCTCCAGGAATCTCCATAGGTGGGCCTTCACAGCTTAAGTTGTTCTCATCTGCATGCTTGTAGCTAATGGGGAAacaaagttaaataaaatttttcaaaactttaattttcttttaaaacattcagCACTGTGCTCCAACCACAAATACTCCCTATCAGGAGTGCTTCAAGGTTGAAGCAAAGCGCCCAGTCAGAGAATGACAAAATAAAGTACCTTCGCAAGAGAAAAACCAAGTACAAGCAAGTCATGTTGTACCAAGCATTTCTGTATGACTTCAGAAACTGCAGTAGTGTAATTTATTAACTTACTTAACTtccaaagaaaagagagaaaagtttAGCTATAAAAACTACCTACTTTGAAATTTTATAACCGGACTGCAGTTTTCAAATATAGATAAATACGAACTGTGTATGAAAAGATTGACTAGAGGCCAAAATAGCTGCTTCAGTCTTCTTCTGACCTCTGAGTAATTGCACCTCTGCTCTGTTCAACACAAAATCTAAGAAGCTACTGTTTGAGAGAATCAGTTAGTCTTCTTAGGAAATTAGTTGTCATCTGCAGTTCCAAATACCAGTGTTAACATGGTATTTCACCTATACCTCTGTATCCAAACTTCCACAGGATAAAGTACGCCTGTACATTCATCCAAAGGTACATTTGGGAGACACGTAACGGATCTGACACGGGACACTCTTACTCAGTGAAAGGATGTTTCTCAGTGTATCTGAAAACACGCACATCCAGATATAAATCAACCAAAACACGAACAAGGCTCTGGTTTTTTAGGTCAGGTTCTGAAAGTCTGCATAAGCAGCTTTTCCATCACAAGGGACTTTGGGGAACACTTCAAAAGCAAAGTTAAATTACATTTACAGCTGTGGAACTATCCTTGCAAATAGTTCCAGATATAAACCAGCATACTGAAAGCTTTACCAGAAGTCACAAGTCCCTCAGAATTTATTAATACCAATAACATCTCTAAAAGACTCTTTTCTTTGGAACTGCTGTTTGAATTCCAGAATACCAGAACCTGCTGCTTTAATGTACAATTTACCTTTGTGGTTTCAGTCTTGCCATCACCAATCTTGCACCCGGCCAGTTTTCATCCTTCCCACTGTGGTACATGATTGTTATGTCAACGTGGTTGAAGAGGTAGAAAGTGTTCTTCTTGTTAAACTCTGACTACAAAACATGATCATGAGACTGAGCAATTTCTCCAACAGGAGAGGGCGCAAGAAGCCAAGAACTTTAAAATGAGACTGGTGTTGTATGAAGTAGCAATGAAGGGAAACACTTCAACATTAATATACTCTTATAAAAGATCAGTTTAAAGAGTCTGGGGAGCCTGAGGAGTAACTGAGTTGGACAGTGACTATAGACAGAGTAAACTGAATGTGCATGATAAATGCAACACTTCAAAGAAGCATCAGACCTGCTGCATATAAATGAACTGACTGCACTGCAGGCAAGCAGCAGGTCAAATGGTAGAGCAGAGTCATGGAAAGCTCTCTCCTCACCCTGAGGAGTGTTGTCCCTCACCCAGGAGGGATAAAACTCTATCACTATTATCTGTAATTGTACTAGTTAACAAGGTAACTCCCAGGATGACTGACACATTTCCAACTGTCAACATAATTTTCCCTGTCACTGCTAGGTTTGTTACCCTTCAGCCATCTGGGAAAACCCTGACACATTTAACTTGTAAACTGTGCTGGACATAACTTTTGCAACTAGAATACAGAGCTCATTTCTAGGACTTCACTAGAAAACTTCTATCTCCTACTGATAAAAGAACATTTTGCACATGAATACAACACAGACAAAGAATGAATAGGTACTAAGATGGATACACATGAAATTTCAGAACAGAACCTCAACTTTCTAAGGCTTTTAAACATCCATATGATGATTTTATAGCTTTATAAAACATATATTAGTCAAAGACCTGCGTGAACATTTTATTTGGACAACTGTTATCAGTGAGACACTGCACACACTAGCAGAACTCAGCTCTGTCAGTGCCCACAGTCCAAATATTAAGCATGTTTACAAACATGTATGTTCTTTCTCAGGAAAGGGAAGCTTAAAAGTAAAACTACAAATGAAACTATCCTGTACTAACAAAAAAAGTTCCACCACTTACATTTATAACACAAGCATCTTTAACTCTACCATCTGGAGTAACAAAACATCCTATTGGAAATCCTGGATTACAGTATTTTTGTCCATCTTCCACATCATAACACCACGTTACAGGCATGTTATCGATAATCCTAGACAGAAACATCAAAGAACACGTCCTCAGAAAGGGATGCACTTCATTTCACAGTGACATTTCACATTCATGTAATGCACACACTTTTCAGTAGTGCCTACAAGATGTACAGTAGAGAGACAACTATCACACACAAGGAAGAAAGCAACCACTTAAAACATAGAACAAATgtccaaaagcagaaaataaacccaACCTCCAGCACATGTCTTGACTTACCAGTGATGCTGATAATTCAATTGCATTCCTTTCTTCAAAAAAGCCAGTTTGCTTTTATCAGCACTGTTTCCTGGGTCATATGATCTTGTACAAACCTTCTTGCAagtttcttgctttttaaaggtgaactgttaaaaaaagcacacaaaaagtCACTTCAATTTTGCTTCTGAGATAACTGTTagcattttgtggtttttttcaggtAAAGCGAGGAGGTTTTTTTAGCTACTTTACCTCCTTACTGTAAGTTTCTAAAGGATAAACCCTGaggaatgaaaactgaaaatcagtAGAAATGgtattgctttttcttttacccatttgttttattttgataatttcATCATCTGCTAAAACAGACTTTCACTATGCCCTTCTTGAATGTTTCACATTAACTTCAGCTGGTTTTCCCCATGACGACCAAGTTAGATAAGGCCACCAAAAGCACAGGTTGCACATCTAAGCTCCAAGCACAGACATCACCTAACACAAACACTCTCCCATTTGCATCTCCAACTTCTAACCCATTTAATATTTACCTGTTAATGAGcccaaaacacagctgaaaattcTAATGTTATCAAGGCCCAAATGCTAACCAGGAACAGCACTTTCTAATTACTGCAGTGTCCAGCCATTTCAAACAATTGTTATAACACTTAATCTATTCAATACGTATCCAGTCCAAATGACCCATTGTGCTACATATTTAAAAGATTCTTGGGACCACTAGTCATAAGACTTAAAATTACATTAGCTCAGAGAATCAAGGAGACTTCTAAGAGCAGTTCATATAAGGCAGGGGGCATCACTTGCTTAACAGACTAATGAAAAGATACAATCAGGTCTGACTGATCAGACTCAGAAACTGCTGCCTCTTTTTCCTCACAGGGATTTGGATTATCTAGCAACCACACACTAGCAATTATCTAgcaatcacacacacacagagcacagttTTCAGCCTCACTGGCAAATCCAAGTCTGGAAACTGCATATGAACACCATACAGCTCTCAAACAGCAAGAATTACTGTTTGACTCCAACTCCTCCACTGCTAATAACTGTTCCAAGTTGATGGCACAGCCTTTTTGATATGCTACATTTGGTCGTTGCTAATGTATGGCATGATACAGAAAAATACCACATACCCAATCCACAAAATAATTccatacatttattttacaaaaggTTCCAAGTGATATGCATCAACACTGAAAAATTTAGTTTCATACAACAGATGATAAGCATGCACAAGCAGAAAAAAGCTGCAAATGAGCCACAATCTAATTTCCCACTCCCACTCTGGAAGTTGCCCAATAGTACAACCAAGTACATGAAACAGTTCCTGAGCTATCACTTTATAGCCTCCAAAGTTACACTTAATAAACAAATGATTTCACATCATCTACCACACCTTACATCTAGCTATTAAATAACTACCTAGGATAcagtttctgtatttctgtatcACACAGCAACAGGCAAGATGGGTGATCAGTTTCCTAACTCAATTAACCACCCTAAGATGCCATTAGGCTGGGAGGAGTTTTACTAGGTTTTATTACATAAACTCCACAGAgcatacattaaaaaatgtaaacaaaaataatcaccCAGCCATCAAATCTTCAGTTATGTCTACAGATTACAGCCATCAGAACAATGGCTATCAAATTTAAACAGGATCAGCTTCAGGGGATAAAATAACCTTATATGGAGACGATGCTATTCTCTCCCCAAACAACACTTGTCCAAGATTCTCTGATggtcttttctcttctttatctTGACAGAagtcaaaactgaaaaaaagtagcaaaggttcccttttattttaattgacaTATACCTATAAATACCAGCCTAAAACAAATTCTTAAATTATGTCCTTACCATAgtagttttcattatttttttgaCAGCTCAGCCACTGGAAGTTAAAAATCTGAGAGCCTTTGTGAAGAATGCTGTCATCTATTTTAATATCAATTTCAACCAATACATATTCCAGCATATCTTTAACAAAATGCACAATGCTTAGTCCACCCACCCTTTTcaagtttaattttaatttaattaaacaatttaattaaacaattaaGCAATTTAAACTAACAACAGAATGTTTCATTGTGGGAGGGACTGTGCTACAGACTTTCCATTTCTCTTGCAAAAAAGTTTCTGAAAAGCTACACCCCTTTCCTAAAGGGGTATTTACAAACAGTATTTAACATGAAACACATTTAAAGAAGGAAAGTGCTTTTAGCATTACAGTGCCACACTGTCAAACACTAATTCTTTTCAACTACATACAGCCTGAA contains the following coding sequences:
- the LOC134050262 gene encoding transmembrane 9 superfamily member 2-like isoform X2, translating into MRLLAAALLLVAPLGAAFYLPGLAPVSFCEEGEETESCKSLIELFVNRLDSVESVLPYEYDAFDFCQDKEEKRPSENLGQVLFGERIASSPYKFTFKKQETCKKVCTRSYDPGNSADKSKLAFLKKGMQLNYQHHWIIDNMPVTWCYDVEDGQKYCNPGFPIGCFVTPDGRVKDACVINSEFNKKNTFYLFNHVDITIMYHSGKDENWPGARLVMARLKPQSYKHADENNLSCEGPPMEIPGEFTSKLNLVYTYSVTFEEDAQEEFGWKLVHGDVFRPPRKGMLLSVFLGQGTQIFIMTFITLFLACLGFLSPANRGALMTCAVVLWVLLGTPAGYVSARMYKTFRGEKWKTNVLLTALLCPGIVFADFFIMNLILWVKGSSAAIPFGTLVAILAMWFGISVPLTFVGAYFGFKEKPIEHPVRTNQIPRQIPEQSFFTKPLPGIIMGGILPFGCIFIQLFFILNSIWSHQMYYMFGFLFLVFIILLITCSEATVLLCYFHLCAEDYHWWWRSFLTSSFTAVYLFIYAVHYFFSKLQITGTASTILYFGYTMIMVLIFFLFTGTIGFFACFWFVSKIYSVVKVD
- the LOC134050262 gene encoding transmembrane 9 superfamily member 2-like isoform X1 → MRLLAAALLLVAPLGAAFYLPGLAPVSFCEEGEETESCKSLIELFVNRLDSVESVLPYEYDAFDFCQDKEEKRPSENLGQVLFGERIASSPYKFTFKKQETCKKVCTRSYDPGNSADKSKLAFLKKGMQLNYQHHWIIDNMPVTWCYDVEDGQKYCNPGFPIGCFVTPDGRVKDACVINSEFNKKNTFYLFNHVDITIMYHSGKDENWPGARLVMARLKPQSYKHADENNLSCEGPPMEIPGEFTSKLNLVYTYSVTFEEKNSIKWASRWDYILESMPHTNIQWFSIMNSLVIVLFLSGMVAMIILRTLHKDIARYNQIDSSEDAQEEFGWKLVHGDVFRPPRKGMLLSVFLGQGTQIFIMTFITLFLACLGFLSPANRGALMTCAVVLWVLLGTPAGYVSARMYKTFRGEKWKTNVLLTALLCPGIVFADFFIMNLILWVKGSSAAIPFGTLVAILAMWFGISVPLTFVGAYFGFKEKPIEHPVRTNQIPRQIPEQSFFTKPLPGIIMGGILPFGCIFIQLFFILNSIWSHQMYYMFGFLFLVFIILLITCSEATVLLCYFHLCAEDYHWWWRSFLTSSFTAVYLFIYAVHYFFSKLQITGTASTILYFGYTMIMVLIFFLFTGTIGFFACFWFVSKIYSVVKVD